The Bacillota bacterium LX-D genome has a window encoding:
- a CDS encoding precorrin-8X methylmutase, protein MKYITDPNLIEDKSMEIIRGLMQEYTFTPEEEKVIFRVVHTTGDPAYAPLVKIHPEAIIAAKKALANGCSVFTDIKMVRSGINSKKLAKLGGEVNCVIDAPEVVEMAKSKGITRSMAAMLYFGEKLNGNIVAIGNAPTALFQLLELVETKQIKPALIIGTPVGFVGARESKEELTKSTIPYITIEGNKGGSTIAATITNALLKLV, encoded by the coding sequence ATGAAGTATATTACGGACCCCAATCTAATTGAAGATAAAAGTATGGAGATAATTCGAGGGTTAATGCAAGAATATACATTTACTCCAGAAGAAGAGAAAGTAATCTTTCGAGTTGTACATACAACAGGAGACCCTGCATATGCACCATTAGTTAAAATTCATCCTGAAGCCATTATAGCAGCTAAAAAAGCTCTTGCAAATGGTTGCAGTGTTTTTACAGATATAAAAATGGTAAGAAGCGGCATTAATAGTAAAAAATTAGCAAAGCTAGGTGGAGAAGTAAACTGTGTTATTGATGCTCCAGAAGTAGTGGAAATGGCAAAATCAAAGGGCATCACGCGTTCCATGGCAGCCATGTTATATTTCGGCGAGAAATTAAATGGCAACATTGTGGCAATTGGTAATGCCCCCACGGCTTTGTTTCAATTGTTAGAGTTAGTAGAAACTAAGCAAATAAAGCCGGCTTTAATTATAGGTACACCTGTTGGATTTGTTGGTGCAAGGGAATCTAAAGAAGAACTAACGAAATCTACTATACCGTATATAACTATCGAAGGTAATAAAGGTGGGAGCACAATTGCTGCTACCATCACCAATGCTTTACTTAAACTTGTCTAG
- the cobI gene encoding precorrin-2 C(20)-methyltransferase — protein MKGKFIGIGIGPGDPELLTLKAIRLIQETKIICVPKASKEKESVALKIIGSYLTEKQTIVELIMPMTKNFDELKSYWNAAAETILDYLRQGQNVVCVTLGDASLYSTYLYVQQYIATVDPEIIIETIPGITSFAAAAAQLNISLAEGNEKLAIIPAVENVADLEIVLDTFSNIILMKVSGQFEEIIATLEKRGILNQSILVSRCGQPEEKIEYDLAKMKGQKPDYLSLILIKQGGKA, from the coding sequence GTGAAAGGTAAATTTATTGGAATTGGTATTGGCCCAGGAGATCCGGAATTACTCACTTTAAAAGCAATACGCTTAATTCAAGAAACTAAAATAATTTGTGTTCCAAAAGCTAGTAAAGAAAAAGAAAGCGTTGCATTAAAAATTATCGGCTCTTATTTAACAGAAAAACAAACAATTGTAGAATTAATTATGCCTATGACGAAAAATTTTGACGAACTGAAGTCCTATTGGAATGCAGCAGCCGAGACAATTCTTGATTATTTGCGCCAAGGGCAAAATGTCGTCTGCGTAACTTTGGGCGATGCCAGTTTATATAGTACATACCTTTATGTCCAACAATATATAGCGACAGTTGATCCTGAAATTATAATTGAAACAATTCCGGGAATTACCTCCTTCGCAGCAGCAGCAGCACAACTTAATATCTCATTAGCTGAAGGTAATGAAAAGCTTGCAATTATACCTGCAGTTGAAAATGTAGCAGATTTAGAAATTGTCTTAGATACTTTTTCTAACATCATACTTATGAAAGTTTCTGGGCAATTTGAAGAGATTATTGCTACTTTAGAAAAAAGAGGCATTCTTAACCAAAGTATTTTAGTTAGCCGCTGTGGACAGCCTGAAGAAAAGATAGAGTATGATTTAGCTAAGATGAAAGGACAAAAACCAGATTATTTATCATTAATTTTGATTAAACAAGGAGGGAAAGCGTAA
- the cobK gene encoding precorrin-6A reductase, with protein sequence MILVLGGTKEANELIRELQSLNCRVLVTTVSSYGGELAKSCGAEEVLVDALEEQDLVQLVKEKKIEILIDATHPYATAISQLARTVSAKCGVKYFRYTRPECRCQNDCSKVIWVNTYEQAAETAFKLGNTVLATIGSKNLEYFVRVRGPEQRLIVRVLPELASVAQCRNLGIQPKDILAIQGPFSETMNKLIFSEFGVEVIVSKESGKSGGFDTKLSAAESLGLPMVIIRRPKENLTGQEFFSDLSKLLQVLKGDLK encoded by the coding sequence GTGATTTTGGTATTAGGCGGCACTAAGGAGGCAAATGAATTAATTCGTGAGCTGCAAAGCCTTAACTGCCGGGTCTTAGTGACAACAGTTAGTTCCTATGGCGGAGAATTGGCCAAAAGCTGCGGTGCTGAAGAGGTGCTTGTTGATGCTCTTGAGGAGCAGGATTTAGTTCAATTAGTTAAAGAAAAAAAGATAGAAATTCTAATTGATGCAACTCATCCTTACGCAACTGCTATTTCTCAGTTAGCACGTACTGTTTCTGCCAAATGCGGAGTGAAATATTTCCGTTATACTAGACCTGAATGCCGCTGCCAAAATGATTGCTCGAAAGTTATCTGGGTAAATACATATGAACAAGCTGCAGAAACTGCTTTTAAGTTAGGCAATACAGTTTTAGCAACAATTGGCTCTAAAAACCTGGAGTATTTTGTACGAGTTCGGGGCCCTGAGCAAAGACTTATAGTAAGGGTTTTGCCTGAACTTGCTTCTGTTGCCCAATGTAGAAACTTAGGTATTCAACCTAAAGATATTCTTGCTATCCAAGGCCCTTTTTCGGAAACAATGAATAAATTGATTTTTTCTGAGTTTGGGGTAGAAGTTATTGTTAGCAAAGAAAGCGGTAAAAGTGGAGGTTTCGATACAAAATTGTCTGCCGCGGAGAGCTTAGGATTGCCTATGGTAATTATTCGAAGGCCAAAAGAAAACCTAACTGGCCAGGAATTTTTTAGTGATCTTTCGAAACTATTGCAAGTACTGAAAGGAGATTTAAAATGA
- the cbiT gene encoding precorrin-6Y C5,15-methyltransferase (decarboxylating) subunit CbiT — translation MNNKMTYMAPGIPDEFFIRGKVPMTKEEIRTVTLAKAQIQKDNCVYDVGAGTGSISIEAALLANQGKVFAIEKNPQGVALILENKKNFKVENLEAIAGSAPEALKSLPDADRIIIGGTGGTLADTLQVCAEKLKPLGIIVINAITIDTLWYGIANLEKLGFITDTCVINVSKLMPLGTTKAFQSNNPVYIIRGVKS, via the coding sequence ATGAATAATAAAATGACATATATGGCACCCGGGATACCGGATGAGTTCTTTATCCGCGGAAAAGTGCCGATGACAAAAGAAGAAATCAGGACAGTGACTTTAGCAAAAGCGCAAATCCAGAAAGACAATTGTGTTTATGATGTAGGAGCAGGCACAGGCTCCATTAGCATTGAAGCTGCTTTATTAGCAAATCAAGGTAAAGTTTTTGCCATTGAAAAAAATCCCCAAGGGGTAGCATTGATTCTAGAAAACAAAAAGAACTTTAAAGTGGAAAATTTAGAAGCAATAGCTGGCAGTGCCCCTGAAGCATTAAAATCTTTGCCTGATGCAGATAGGATAATTATCGGAGGGACAGGTGGAACATTAGCTGATACTTTACAAGTTTGTGCCGAGAAGTTAAAACCATTAGGTATTATTGTAATTAACGCTATTACCATAGACACTCTTTGGTATGGAATTGCCAACCTGGAAAAGCTAGGATTTATAACGGATACTTGTGTAATTAATGTATCGAAATTAATGCCTTTAGGAACTACGAAAGCGTTTCAAAGCAATAATCCTGTGTATATTATTCGAGGAGTGAAGAGCTAG
- a CDS encoding CbiX/SirB N-terminal domain-containing protein, whose protein sequence is MKLGVVILGHGSRLNEANSGLDDIVKIVKDRMKNAIVEPAFMSQAEPTISDAIAKLAAQDVEKIVVMPLFLFAGMHVQKDIPEILAEERTKHPGVEILYAPNLGSDPRIVDIIIDRIKEVE, encoded by the coding sequence ATGAAACTAGGTGTGGTTATTTTAGGACATGGAAGTAGATTGAATGAAGCTAATAGTGGTTTAGACGACATTGTTAAAATAGTAAAAGATAGAATGAAAAATGCCATCGTAGAACCAGCCTTTATGTCCCAAGCTGAGCCTACAATTTCTGACGCTATTGCCAAACTGGCAGCACAAGATGTTGAGAAAATTGTTGTAATGCCTTTATTCCTTTTTGCAGGTATGCATGTCCAAAAAGACATTCCCGAAATATTGGCTGAGGAAAGAACCAAGCATCCAGGCGTAGAAATTTTATATGCTCCCAATTTAGGAAGCGACCCAAGAATTGTGGACATTATTATTGATCGCATCAAGGAGGTCGAATAG
- the cobM gene encoding precorrin-4 C(11)-methyltransferase has translation MQAQVYFIGAGPGDPDLITVKGQKIIAQSDVVIYAGSLVNPALLDGLNSEVEIYNSAEMTLEDVIDVMIKSIAQGKKVARVHTGDPSIYGAIREQMDILDKHNITYEVIPGVSSFLAAAASLKKEYTLPDVTQTIILTRMEGRTPVPEKERLRSLAQHQATMCIFLSIHSLADMVEDLKTSYAQDTPVAVVYKASWPEEKIVLGTLDTIVEKVKAAGITKTALVIVGHFLGDKYALSKLYDANFSHGYRSAK, from the coding sequence ATGCAAGCTCAAGTATATTTTATAGGAGCAGGCCCTGGTGACCCTGATTTGATTACTGTCAAGGGACAAAAAATTATTGCTCAATCAGATGTAGTTATTTATGCAGGATCGCTAGTTAATCCAGCTCTATTAGACGGCTTGAATTCTGAAGTTGAAATTTATAACAGCGCTGAAATGACTTTGGAAGATGTAATTGACGTTATGATTAAAAGTATCGCTCAAGGTAAAAAGGTAGCAAGAGTACATACTGGTGACCCTAGCATTTATGGTGCAATTCGCGAACAAATGGATATTTTGGACAAACATAATATTACCTATGAAGTAATTCCAGGAGTAAGTTCCTTTTTAGCTGCTGCTGCTAGTCTAAAAAAAGAATATACTTTGCCAGATGTTACTCAAACAATTATTTTGACTCGCATGGAGGGCAGGACACCTGTTCCGGAAAAAGAAAGATTACGCTCCTTAGCTCAACATCAAGCTACCATGTGTATCTTTTTAAGCATTCACTCTTTAGCAGATATGGTAGAAGATCTAAAAACATCTTATGCTCAAGATACTCCTGTGGCTGTAGTTTATAAAGCATCATGGCCTGAGGAGAAAATTGTTCTTGGCACACTAGATACAATTGTAGAAAAAGTAAAAGCTGCAGGAATAACTAAGACAGCTTTAGTAATCGTAGGCCATTTTTTAGGTGATAAATACGCTTTATCAAAGCTTTATGATGCGAATTTTAGCCATGGTTACCGGAGCGCAAAATAA
- a CDS encoding cobyric acid synthase, translated as MAKSVMLQGTSSNVGKSVLAAALCRIFKQDGLKVVPFKSQNMALNSFVTKDGGEMGRAQVVQAQAAGLDPAVEMNPVLLKPTGNASSQVIILGKPIGNIGAKDYHMNFNTTALGVIQDCLDKFNEQFDVIVIEGAGSPVEVNLKPRDIANMKIAKMADAPVLLVADIDRGGAIASIVGTLELLDPDERDRVAGIIVNKFRGDIDLLKPAIDFIEEKTGKPVLGVVPYFKDFSIPDEDSVALEEQKSHPTEKQADQLDIVVVRLPRISNFTDFDPLGQELDVNLRYLGEHDVLGKPDLIIIPGSKNTIEDMCYLEETGIATAIKQAVQDGVPVIGICGGFQILGEWLHDPHHTETKRDSKEGLGLLAMETFFEPEKITTLVEAEVYGSGTFLSSCQGQKVTGYEIHMGRTTLKQELHPAFLLKKRGDQVCSEYDGAVSPDGNILGTYLHGIFDNDLFRREVLNILRQKKGWAPYKGALANYIEQREKDYNLLADVVRTSMNMDLLYNIVGLNRGE; from the coding sequence ATGGCCAAGTCAGTAATGCTTCAAGGAACAAGTTCTAATGTAGGTAAAAGCGTCTTAGCAGCTGCTTTATGCCGTATTTTTAAGCAAGATGGTCTAAAAGTTGTACCATTTAAATCTCAAAATATGGCTCTGAATTCTTTTGTAACTAAGGATGGTGGCGAAATGGGAAGGGCTCAAGTTGTCCAAGCTCAAGCTGCTGGCTTAGATCCTGCTGTTGAAATGAACCCTGTCTTATTAAAACCTACTGGTAATGCTTCATCCCAAGTTATTATTCTAGGCAAACCCATAGGGAATATTGGAGCTAAAGATTATCACATGAATTTTAACACGACAGCACTAGGAGTTATTCAAGATTGCCTGGATAAATTCAATGAACAATTTGACGTAATTGTCATTGAAGGAGCAGGTAGCCCTGTAGAAGTAAATTTAAAACCGAGAGATATAGCCAATATGAAGATAGCAAAAATGGCAGATGCACCTGTGCTGCTAGTGGCTGATATTGACCGAGGCGGGGCTATTGCATCTATTGTAGGAACCTTAGAATTATTAGACCCCGATGAACGTGACCGAGTTGCTGGTATTATAGTTAACAAGTTCAGAGGAGATATAGACTTATTAAAACCAGCAATCGATTTTATTGAAGAAAAAACAGGAAAACCAGTTTTAGGTGTAGTACCGTATTTTAAAGATTTCTCTATACCTGATGAAGATTCCGTTGCTTTAGAGGAGCAGAAAAGTCATCCAACGGAAAAGCAAGCAGACCAACTAGACATTGTAGTCGTTAGGTTGCCTCGTATTTCTAACTTTACCGATTTCGATCCCCTAGGACAAGAATTAGATGTTAACCTGAGATATTTAGGAGAACATGATGTTTTAGGAAAGCCTGATTTAATTATTATACCTGGCAGTAAGAATACAATTGAAGATATGTGTTATCTTGAAGAAACGGGCATTGCTACTGCCATCAAACAAGCAGTTCAAGATGGAGTTCCAGTGATTGGAATCTGCGGCGGCTTTCAAATTTTAGGTGAGTGGCTACATGATCCTCATCATACTGAAACTAAGCGAGATTCTAAAGAGGGCTTGGGGCTTTTAGCTATGGAAACCTTTTTTGAGCCAGAGAAAATTACAACATTAGTTGAGGCTGAAGTTTATGGTTCAGGGACGTTTCTAAGTTCTTGCCAAGGACAAAAAGTAACAGGTTATGAAATACATATGGGAAGAACAACCTTAAAGCAAGAATTACATCCTGCCTTTTTACTGAAAAAGAGAGGAGATCAGGTGTGCAGCGAATATGATGGAGCAGTAAGCCCTGATGGTAACATTTTGGGAACATATCTCCATGGTATCTTCGATAATGATCTATTTCGTCGTGAAGTTTTAAACATTTTACGGCAGAAAAAGGGCTGGGCTCCTTATAAAGGTGCTTTGGCAAATTACATTGAACAAAGAGAAAAAGATTATAATCTTTTAGCCGATGTTGTCAGGACTAGTATGAATATGGATTTGCTCTATAATATTGTGGGCCTCAATAGAGGTGAATAA
- the cbiE gene encoding precorrin-6y C5,15-methyltransferase (decarboxylating) subunit CbiE gives MLSVVGIGPGHKDYLLPKAVEVVNSAQVIIGGKRALELFPQHTGKKKEITGKLNEVVDFIRQNQNQHIAVLVSGDPGFHSLLTFLKKKFPKEEMQVIPGISSLQMAYAKLGMPWQDAILLSAHGRDLNELKNYFQLPELALLTDPVNNPAKIARFWLGNGGQDSISYICKNLSYENESINKTTLSSLLNSADTTPCVMVIKNE, from the coding sequence TTGTTAAGTGTCGTTGGTATTGGACCTGGTCATAAAGATTATCTTTTGCCTAAAGCTGTGGAAGTTGTTAATAGTGCGCAAGTTATTATTGGAGGAAAAAGAGCTTTAGAACTTTTTCCTCAACACACCGGCAAAAAAAAAGAAATAACCGGCAAATTAAATGAGGTTGTAGATTTTATTCGGCAGAATCAAAATCAACATATTGCGGTTTTAGTTTCAGGTGATCCTGGCTTTCATAGCCTGCTCACTTTCTTGAAAAAAAAATTTCCCAAGGAAGAAATGCAGGTGATTCCAGGAATTAGTTCTCTGCAAATGGCTTATGCCAAGCTGGGTATGCCCTGGCAAGATGCAATTTTGCTTAGTGCCCATGGACGAGATTTAAATGAGCTGAAAAATTATTTTCAACTTCCAGAACTTGCGCTGTTAACTGATCCCGTAAATAATCCGGCAAAAATAGCTCGGTTTTGGTTGGGAAATGGAGGACAAGATTCAATTTCCTATATCTGCAAAAACTTAAGTTATGAAAATGAAAGTATTAATAAAACTACTTTATCAAGCTTATTAAATTCTGCGGATACTACTCCTTGCGTGATGGTGATTAAAAATGAATAA
- a CDS encoding cobalt-precorrin 5A hydrolase has translation MALAIVVLTSKGLRQAKKIAAAIPKKVIIYCPTKITEGDISVHAFSEPLASIAKDLFAEHQQLLFIMSLGIVVRVIAPYVKDKSSDPAVVVMDEQGLHVISVLSGHLGGANQLTLELAAISGAEPVITTASDLQGKVAIDIIARDAKLKLEPKENIKYLNSALVNNKPAQVFYEEAFQDVSKLKNLISDWAEVLPLEQYKQDGCAAAFLTSKELLLPRKDCLYLRPKSLVLGIGCRAGTTEEEIMYAIKSALKQVARSILSIKKICSIDLKSKEKGLLAAAQSLGVKTEFFAVKRIEDMIQRQFDLSKSSFVLNKIGVEGVCEPAALLGANTAHLILRKTKCPKVTVAIAEDIWQL, from the coding sequence ATGGCTCTTGCAATAGTTGTACTAACTTCAAAGGGACTTAGACAGGCAAAAAAAATTGCTGCTGCTATCCCTAAGAAAGTTATAATCTATTGTCCTACTAAAATTACTGAGGGGGATATTTCCGTTCATGCCTTTAGTGAGCCGTTAGCATCAATTGCCAAAGATTTATTTGCTGAGCATCAACAATTGCTTTTCATTATGTCTTTGGGAATTGTAGTTAGGGTTATTGCTCCTTATGTTAAAGATAAATCATCGGATCCTGCAGTTGTGGTTATGGATGAACAAGGTTTACATGTTATAAGCGTACTTTCAGGCCATCTTGGTGGTGCAAATCAGCTTACCTTAGAATTAGCAGCAATAAGTGGTGCTGAACCAGTGATAACGACAGCCAGTGACTTACAGGGTAAAGTTGCCATAGATATTATTGCCAGAGATGCCAAGCTAAAATTAGAACCAAAGGAAAACATCAAATACTTAAACAGTGCTTTAGTCAATAATAAGCCAGCACAAGTTTTTTATGAAGAAGCCTTTCAAGATGTAAGCAAGCTCAAAAACCTAATTAGTGATTGGGCTGAAGTGCTTCCTTTAGAGCAATATAAGCAGGATGGCTGTGCAGCTGCATTTTTGACTAGTAAAGAGCTGTTATTACCCCGAAAAGATTGCTTATATCTCCGACCTAAAAGCTTAGTTTTAGGTATCGGGTGTAGAGCTGGCACCACTGAAGAAGAAATTATGTATGCCATTAAGTCAGCTTTAAAACAAGTGGCTCGTTCAATATTAAGCATTAAGAAAATATGCTCGATTGACCTCAAAAGCAAGGAGAAAGGTCTTTTAGCGGCAGCTCAAAGTTTAGGGGTTAAAACTGAATTTTTTGCAGTTAAAAGAATAGAAGACATGATACAACGGCAGTTTGATTTAAGTAAATCAAGCTTTGTGCTAAATAAGATAGGAGTTGAAGGAGTTTGCGAACCGGCAGCATTGTTGGGCGCCAATACAGCGCATTTGATCTTGAGAAAAACCAAATGTCCGAAGGTAACGGTAGCTATTGCAGAGGACATTTGGCAATTGTAG
- the cobJ gene encoding precorrin-3B C(17)-methyltransferase: MSEGNGSYCRGHLAIVGIGPGAIEDMTIKAYNTLLEADVIVGYKTYLELIKQLLVDQEKEIVGTGMTKEVERCQKALEIAAEGKNVAVISSGDPGVYGMAGLVLELAETKGLLNQIKISVVPGVTAASAGASVLGAPLMHDFSIISLSDLLTPWELILKRLEAAASSDFVVVLYNPKSHKRVEHIEKAREMFLKFRAGDTPVGVVKNALRSGQEMFVSDLEHFTELPIDMFTVVLIGNSQTKVMGGKIVTPRGYSW, from the coding sequence ATGTCCGAAGGTAACGGTAGCTATTGCAGAGGACATTTGGCAATTGTAGGCATTGGTCCTGGAGCAATTGAAGATATGACAATTAAAGCTTACAACACATTGCTGGAGGCAGATGTAATTGTAGGCTATAAAACTTATTTAGAATTAATTAAGCAGCTCTTAGTCGATCAGGAAAAGGAAATAGTGGGTACTGGTATGACTAAAGAAGTTGAAAGATGCCAAAAGGCTTTGGAAATAGCTGCTGAAGGCAAGAACGTTGCTGTTATTTCAAGTGGAGACCCAGGCGTTTATGGTATGGCCGGCCTAGTATTGGAATTGGCTGAAACAAAGGGCTTACTAAACCAAATTAAGATAAGTGTGGTCCCGGGAGTTACGGCGGCAAGCGCTGGGGCATCAGTACTTGGTGCACCTTTAATGCATGACTTTAGCATTATTAGTTTAAGTGACTTATTAACCCCTTGGGAGTTAATCTTGAAAAGATTAGAAGCTGCAGCTAGTAGTGATTTTGTTGTTGTACTTTATAACCCGAAAAGCCATAAGAGGGTTGAGCATATTGAAAAAGCCAGGGAAATGTTTTTGAAATTTCGGGCTGGCGATACACCTGTAGGTGTTGTTAAAAATGCTTTACGCTCTGGACAAGAAATGTTTGTCAGTGATTTAGAGCATTTTACAGAATTGCCTATTGACATGTTTACTGTTGTTTTAATTGGCAATTCACAGACAAAAGTTATGGGTGGGAAAATCGTAACTCCTAGGGGGTACTCTTGGTGA
- the cbiB gene encoding adenosylcobinamide-phosphate synthase CbiB: protein MQYFLSSEIFLLAVAFDLLIGDPLWLTHPTQIFGYVITFLENILRRRPENSPKREILLGSVLVALVIIFAYAVSFLILWLCFKINYWVGVIASGWLLSTTIAIKGLAKAGHDIFLLLQKGDIQLARQKVGYIVGRDTDQLSIADIVRATVETVAENIVDGIISPLFYALIGGVPLALAYRAINTMDSMLGYKNEKYLYFGRAAALVDDVANYIPARITAGLLLLASVLCKLNWRSAWKYLREDAKKHPSPNSGLPEATVAGALGISLGGLNYYGGIASNRAIMGEDIVEKKPLHIITTIRLMYCTCALGIALGLVCLLW, encoded by the coding sequence GTGCAGTATTTTTTATCATCAGAAATATTTTTACTGGCCGTGGCCTTTGATTTACTAATTGGCGACCCCTTATGGCTTACACATCCCACACAAATATTTGGGTATGTAATCACCTTTTTAGAAAATATCTTGCGTCGCCGCCCTGAAAATTCACCTAAAAGGGAAATTCTGTTGGGTAGTGTATTAGTTGCTTTAGTTATCATATTTGCATACGCAGTGAGTTTTCTAATTCTTTGGTTGTGTTTTAAAATTAATTATTGGGTAGGGGTTATTGCTTCGGGATGGCTCCTTTCTACGACAATTGCCATTAAAGGTTTGGCTAAAGCTGGACATGATATTTTTCTTCTTCTGCAAAAAGGAGATATCCAGTTGGCTAGACAAAAAGTAGGCTATATTGTTGGACGTGATACAGATCAATTGTCAATAGCAGATATTGTCCGGGCTACTGTTGAAACAGTAGCGGAAAATATAGTGGATGGTATTATTTCTCCTTTGTTTTACGCTTTAATTGGAGGGGTACCGTTAGCTTTGGCTTATAGAGCCATAAATACTATGGACTCAATGCTAGGATATAAAAACGAAAAATATTTATATTTTGGGAGAGCTGCTGCTTTAGTTGATGATGTAGCAAATTATATTCCAGCTCGGATAACTGCAGGACTTCTACTTCTAGCAAGTGTATTATGTAAACTCAATTGGCGTAGCGCTTGGAAATATCTTCGAGAAGATGCCAAAAAACATCCAAGTCCAAACAGCGGTTTGCCGGAGGCGACTGTGGCTGGTGCATTAGGAATTTCTTTAGGCGGATTAAATTACTATGGGGGAATAGCTTCAAATAGAGCTATAATGGGTGAAGATATAGTTGAAAAAAAACCTTTACATATTATTACAACAATCCGTTTAATGTATTGCACTTGTGCTTTGGGGATAGCGCTTGGTTTAGTTTGCTTATTGTGGTGA